One window from the genome of Eucalyptus grandis isolate ANBG69807.140 chromosome 7, ASM1654582v1, whole genome shotgun sequence encodes:
- the LOC104423446 gene encoding aluminum-activated malate transporter 2 translates to MVKAAELAKKKMKLGKDDKRRITHSLKVGFALSLVSLIYYCQPLYNSFGVSAMWAVMTVVVVFELHVGATLSKGLNRGLATFFAGALGVGAHHLASLSGKTGEPIMLGFFVFLQATSSTFIRFFPRVKAKYDYGMLIFILTFALVSVSGFREDEILVFAHKRLSTIVIGGSACLIISVIVCPVWAGEDLHLLIALNMEKLANFLEGFGNGYLRESEDSDSNKNKSLLQGYKSVLGTKSNEESLANFASWEPRHGWFGFRHPWKQYLKIGALIRQCAYRIETLDSYLTTKFHAPPQVQTRLEELCLEMSREAARALKQLASSHKTMTVPSSATPYLEKSRTAATALKSLLKTTSWKDENDHLTVIHAATVTSLLLDVIDCTDKIAESVNELASLARFKTAEKAEKHVKCGEVVLTESARGNRLARKWDSSGETGSSAGDVDTQALCI, encoded by the exons ATGGTGAAAGCGGCAGAGCtggccaagaagaagatgaagctcGGGAAAGATGACAAGAGACGAATCACTCATTCACTCAAAGTAGGGTTTGCGCTTTCCTTAGTGTCGTTGATCTATTACTGCCAGCCGCTCTACAACAGCTTCGGCGTCTCCGCAATGTGGGCCGTCATGACTGTGGTGGTTGTCTTTGAATTACACGTCG GGGCCACTCTAAGTAAAGGGTTGAATAGAGGACTTGCTACATTTTTTGCCGGTGCACTTGGTGTTGGCGCTCATCACTTGGCAAGTCTCTCAGGAAAAACCGGCGAGCCCATAATGCTTGGTTTCTTCGTCTTTCTTCAAG CCACCAGTTCGACGTTCATTAGGTTCTTCCCGCGAGTCAAGGCGAAGTACGACTACGGGATGCTGATATTCATACTGACCTTCGCGCTGGTGTCAGTGTCGGGCTTCCGGGAGGACGAGATACTGGTGTTTGCGCACAAGCGGCTCTCCACCATTGTCATCGGTGGCTCCGCCTGCCTGATCATCTCCGTCATCGTGTGTCCTGTCTGGGCCGGCGAAGACCTCCACCTCCTCATTGCTCTCAACATGGAAAAGCTTGCCAACTTCTTGGAAG gatttgGGAATGGATACTTGAGAGAATCAGAAGATAGTGACTCCAATAAGAACAAGTCACTTTTGCAAGGATACAAAAGTGTTCTTGGAACGAAGAGCAACGAAGAATCTTTG GCAAATTTTGCAAGTTGGGAACCACGTCACGGCTGGTTTGGCTTTCGTCATCCATGGAAGCAATACCTAAAGATTGGAGCTTTGATTCGTCAATGTGCCTATAGAATTGAAACCCTTGATAGCTACCTCACCACTAAATTCCAT GCCCCACCACAAGTTCAAACCAGACTCGAGGAGCTCTGCCTAGAGATGAGCAGGGAAGCCGCAAGAGCTCTGAAGCAACTCGCATCTTCCCACAAGACGATGACCGTGCCGTCCTCCGCGACTCCCTACCTTGAGAAGTCCCGAACCGCCGCAACAGCCCTCAAGTCGCTACTCAAGACGACCTCCTGGAAGGATGAGAACGACCACCTTACCGTCATCCACGCCGCCACCGTTACCTCGCTCCTCCTCGATGTCATCGACTGCACAGACAAGATTGCCGAGTCCGTCAACGAGCTCGCCTCCCTCGCCCGCTTCAAGACTGCAGAGAAGGCGGAAAAGCATGTCAAGTGTGGTGAGGTTGTGCTGACTGAGAGTGCTCGAGGCAACCGTCTCGCCAGAAAATGGGACTCCTCCGGTGAGACCGGTTCCAGCGCTGGTGATGTAGATACGCAGGCGTTGTGCATATGA